Genomic segment of Macellibacteroides fermentans:
TACATAGTCCCATGTGGAATCGTCGGTGTTGGTGGAATATCCGTGTACTTTAAGTGTTTTGGTAACACAAAGCCTCGGAACAAGGTTTCCCAATGCAATGGACCGGTCTACAGCCTCTTCCGCCATTTCGCGATAGGTGGTCCATTTACCTCCCGTTATGGTAAGCAAGCCCGATTTGGATTTATATATCTTGTGACTCCTGGATATTTCCTTCGTCTTGCGGGTATCGGATTGTGTGGGTGCTGCCAGGGGACGCAGACCCGCAAATACAGATAGTACATCCTTCCGGGTTGGTTTCAGTTCCAAGTATTGTCCGGCCTGATCCAAAACGAAATCAATCTCCTCTTCCAGCGCCTTAGGTTCAAGACAATGATTGTTGAGCGGTGTATCGGTTGTGCCCAACACTACCTTATTATGCCAGGGTACACCAAACAGGACCCTGCCGTCTTCGGTTTTGGGAATCATCAGCGCCGACTTACCTCCCAGAAACTTCCGGTCTACAACAAGGTGTATACCCTGACTTGGACGTACTTTGTTTTTGGTTTCGGGATTGTCTATCTTCATGATATCATCGACAAACACACCCGTAGCATTTATAATTACTTTCGTATTGAACGTATATTTCTCGCCATGAATGAGATCGGTAGCCTCAACCCCGTTCAGCTTTCCTTCCGGGTTCTTAAGTAGTTTATCCACCTTCACATAATTAAGGCATACGGCTCCGTGCTCTACAGCTGTTTCGGCCAGCGAAATGGCAAGGCGGGCATCGTCAAACTGTCCGTCGTGGTATACTACCCCACCTCTAAGTTTCGATTTCTTAAGTCCTGGAATTTCGTTTACCACCTTTTTTTTCGTTAATGGCAGCGAACGTCCCAATCCCAATCTACCAGCCAACAGGTCGTATAAGGAAAGTCCGATTGTATAGAATGGCTGTTCCCACCAGCGGTAATTCCCTATAATAAAGCGCATGTCCTTAACCAGATGAGGGGCGTTTTGCCTCATTCTTCCTCTTTCGTGCAAAGCCCCAACCACCATTTGTATATCTCCTTGTTGCAGGTAACGAACTCCCCCATGTACCAGTTTAGTGCTACGGCTTGAAGTTCCTTTCGCAAAATCACTCTGTTCGAGCAAGATAACATTATATCCCCTTGATGCGGCATCTACAGCTACCCCTAACCCGGTAGCTCCTCCGCCTATAACCAAAATTTCGCAAGTAAAATTCTTTTTGCAAGTTTCTTTTATTAATTCATTCCGATCCATAAGATTAACCATTAGAGCGCTTTTTATACTTAGTCTAGAAAACTTTGCAAATATAAACAAATAGAAATGATAAAAAGAAATTAAACGAAACTTTTATTTTCTTTTTATTTCTATTTATTTTTTGATCAAGATATTAGTTCCGTTTCATTTTATTTATCAATAATTCTATTACTTTTGTATATTCAAACTTAATCAGGTAGAAATATGATAAGCATTGCAGAAAGACATAAGTACATCCTCGACACGCTGGCGAAGGATGGATTCGTGAAGGTAGCTGATATTGCCAAGGCACTGGAAGTAACCACTGTAACAGTACGGAAAGATTTAAAATACCTGGAAGAAAAGCATCTGTTGTATCGTACGCACGGGAGTGCCAGTCCGATAAACCCTCTTGCATCCGACCTGAATGTAGTTGAAAAAGAAAAGATGAAAAAGGATGAAAAGAAAAGGATAGCACTGGCGGCCTGTAATCTGATAGAGGAAAACGACTCCATCATCATCGCTTCGGGGTCTACCGTTTATACCTTTGCAGAAAACATCACTCCGGGCAAGCACCTTACTGTTGTAACTGCCTCACTTAAGGTTTCGTTACTGCTGAATGATATTGCTGATGTGGACATCATTCAATTGGGTGGAACCGTGCGCAAAAACTCGGCATCTGTTATTGGCGATTATACCAACCGGTTCTTTACGGACATAACCTGTTCTAAATTATTTCTGGGTGTGGACGGTATCGATCCTGAAACCGGTATCACCAATTCAAATATTGAAGAGGCTCAGTTGAACAAGCGTATGATGGATGCTTCGTTAAGAACCATCATCCTGGCCGACTCGTCAAAGTTTGGTAAAAGAGGTTTCGGACGGATATGCAGTCTGGACCGCGTAGACGTAATCATTACAGATGCAGGCATCCCGGCTTCAATGGCAAAAATCATTGAAGAGGCGGGTATCGAACTGATAATTGCCTGACAGACGGTAGTACTGAGAATCACTTGTTGTAACAACCGCCACTTCTGCTTCCTGTTGCGGTAAAAACGAGAAAGTAGCTACCACCGTAGTAAAGTCCAGCTCGTAGTCATATATCTGCCTGTTATGTTAAAATCTTGAAAGTGGTTATAATTAAAGGTAAGTGTTACGGATCTACTGATTGACGACATCGACATAATCCAGATGTTGTACTTCGAGTTATAATTAAAGGTAAGTGTTACGGATCTACTGATTGACGACGTTGACATAATCCAGATGTTGTACTTCGAGTTACAATTAAAGGTAGTTTTACGGATCTACTGATTGACGACGTTGACATAATCCAGATGTTGTACTTCGAGTTACAATTAAAGGTAGTTTTACGGATCTACTGATTGACGTAGAAGATGTTATATTTAAATATTAGGATCGAATATAGGATCGTATAAAATATAAAACCCTGAAAGTTTTTATCAAACTTTCAGGGTTTTATATTTTATTCTCCTTATATCCTATTATACTACTTTTATATACGTATTAGACGTTATATCAAGCAATGTAATAAGGATCGGATTTACGAAGATTAGGGAAGCTCTTTAATTTTTACATTCTTATAAAGTACCTCGTCACCATGGTCCTGCAAAAGGATGTTACCTTCCTCCCAGTCGCCGAAGTTCTCCCAATCCCGGTACTTACTATAGGCAACTAAAGCACGCCACATCTGATTTCCGCGTTCGTATTCAACTATTTTCACACCGTTAAGCCAATGTTCAATCTTATTACCTTTAACAACCACCATCGCCGTATTGAAAAATCCGGGACGGAATGGTTTGGTTGAATCTGCTGGGATAAGATCGTACAACGAACCAAGGGTACGGTTTCCTTTTACGCCTAACTTAGCATCCGGGTGCTTTTGGTCATCCAGAATCTGAAATTCGCATCCGATAGATGATCCAGCTCCTTTATTGATTTCCGTATTTACAAAATACTTGATTCCGCTATTGGCTCCGGGAGTAATCATAAAATCGACTTTCAGGATAAAGTTCTTGTATTTTTTTACAGTAACAATATCACCGCCGTTGGTAGATTCGCCGCCATCACTTTTCATCACTTTCAGAATACCGTTATCGATAACCCAACCTTTAGAAGGGAAAGTAGTAAGCCTGGCACCTCTCCAACCTTCAGTAGTTTTGCCATCCCATAACAATTTCCAACCCTCCTTCGCTTCCTGATCAGAAATCGTATTGGCTATCTGGTTTACCTGAGGAGCCGATTGTGACTGAGGAGTGGCAAAGGCTTCGGGTGTAGAGGTACAAATCCGTATGTTACGCCAACTGATTGTTTTACCCTCCTGGTCTTTATTGCCGATAGCATGTACCTGCAAGGCGATAAATCCTTTATCAGTGGTGTTATCCAATAAATTTGCGCAAGGAACACCATTCACCCATGTACGGATGGAGTTACCGATCGCTTCGATCCGGGCTTTGTTCCATTCTCCACTCTTAAATGCTTTCTGGGCAGAAGGATATTCGGTAAGCGGATACAACCAACCTCTGCGGGCTTCATCGTAAATACCACCAGTCCATGCTCTCGAGGACGGATCTATCTCAAACTGATATCCATGAACCCGACCGTTCATGTATTCTTTCAGGCTGTTACTTCTGAACTGGACTCCGGAATTGAGTCCGTCCGCCACTTTGAATTCGAATTCAAGGATAAAGTCGGCATACGTTTTTTTAGTGGCCAAAAAGGTATTAGGTGTTCCCATTTTAGAGATACCTGTTATCTCACCATTGGCAACCTTATACTCGGCAGTTCCATTCAGCTTCTCCCATCCTTTCAGGTTTTTCCCGTTAAATAAAGATTCCCACTGAGGAGTTTGGGCGCACAAGGCTAAAGTAAACAACAGCATCACAGCTGTCAGATTATATTTTTTCATGTAGATAATTGAAATTAAACAGATTATTTAATCATATAAAACTCTTGCCATTCTTTACGGGGAGGAGTTCCGGCCAACAAAGCATCGGCAAACGGATTGTTTGTGATTCGTTTGGTCTGACGGTCGAACTGTAATTTAGCATTCAGGCGCTGAGCGATAACTCCCAATGAAAAGAGCTGACAAAGCGGACCGGCAATAGCGAACGGCGAACGGGTTTTCTCTTCTCCGGCACAGGCAAGCAAGAAGTTTGCAAAATGATTGGACGGACTCTTAGGTACTTCCGGCAGTTTGGAAGCCATGGCTTTTGCCTTCTCTTCGGGTATGATAGACAAGGTACTGCCATGTGAACCACCTTTAAAGGTAAGCTCTTTAGAGTAGATAATCTTACCCGGATTTAATTTGGCCGGCTGAATCTTGCCACCACCCACTGGAGGGATGTTC
This window contains:
- a CDS encoding glycerol-3-phosphate dehydrogenase/oxidase, whose translation is MDRNELIKETCKKNFTCEILVIGGGATGLGVAVDAASRGYNVILLEQSDFAKGTSSRSTKLVHGGVRYLQQGDIQMVVGALHERGRMRQNAPHLVKDMRFIIGNYRWWEQPFYTIGLSLYDLLAGRLGLGRSLPLTKKKVVNEIPGLKKSKLRGGVVYHDGQFDDARLAISLAETAVEHGAVCLNYVKVDKLLKNPEGKLNGVEATDLIHGEKYTFNTKVIINATGVFVDDIMKIDNPETKNKVRPSQGIHLVVDRKFLGGKSALMIPKTEDGRVLFGVPWHNKVVLGTTDTPLNNHCLEPKALEEEIDFVLDQAGQYLELKPTRKDVLSVFAGLRPLAAPTQSDTRKTKEISRSHKIYKSKSGLLTITGGKWTTYREMAEEAVDRSIALGNLVPRLCVTKTLKVHGYSTNTDDSTWDYVYGSDAKKINLLKQENKEYAQLLHKDYTFTVAHVVWAVREEMAQTVEDVLARRVRLLFLDARVAAEVAPMVASIMAKELCKDRNWEEEQITEFRSLAKGYIL
- a CDS encoding DeoR/GlpR family DNA-binding transcription regulator, with product MISIAERHKYILDTLAKDGFVKVADIAKALEVTTVTVRKDLKYLEEKHLLYRTHGSASPINPLASDLNVVEKEKMKKDEKKRIALAACNLIEENDSIIIASGSTVYTFAENITPGKHLTVVTASLKVSLLLNDIADVDIIQLGGTVRKNSASVIGDYTNRFFTDITCSKLFLGVDGIDPETGITNSNIEEAQLNKRMMDASLRTIILADSSKFGKRGFGRICSLDRVDVIITDAGIPASMAKIIEEAGIELIIA
- a CDS encoding 3-keto-disaccharide hydrolase encodes the protein MKKYNLTAVMLLFTLALCAQTPQWESLFNGKNLKGWEKLNGTAEYKVANGEITGISKMGTPNTFLATKKTYADFILEFEFKVADGLNSGVQFRSNSLKEYMNGRVHGYQFEIDPSSRAWTGGIYDEARRGWLYPLTEYPSAQKAFKSGEWNKARIEAIGNSIRTWVNGVPCANLLDNTTDKGFIALQVHAIGNKDQEGKTISWRNIRICTSTPEAFATPQSQSAPQVNQIANTISDQEAKEGWKLLWDGKTTEGWRGARLTTFPSKGWVIDNGILKVMKSDGGESTNGGDIVTVKKYKNFILKVDFMITPGANSGIKYFVNTEINKGAGSSIGCEFQILDDQKHPDAKLGVKGNRTLGSLYDLIPADSTKPFRPGFFNTAMVVVKGNKIEHWLNGVKIVEYERGNQMWRALVAYSKYRDWENFGDWEEGNILLQDHGDEVLYKNVKIKELP